A genomic region of Leptospira barantonii contains the following coding sequences:
- a CDS encoding M43 family metalopeptidase leptolysin, which produces MLGRSLVLICILCSFVWGCPIQQGKDDDTSKNLQLLFGLYAINETLYYCDAAENVRTSGSAPNFSVSNSTLSQVLLTESGAYADGGTAYLVGTVQFPGLGKNNPMGIVYTEQNHAFASNPNRFIYPIWQNSFGNLIQDNGKSESAGYRSTTTAFPVGATPGYYAPSSGYNNFISNLFGADFIFPSVPSPSVITKRVTNNTVQTCEEYKFRAEPNGVFGNSNSGMSKVWQSRKKLNINLIFIPGAVTTPTTAGMATMIQTLKDIYAQSTVKIDVTVTASIAAAGASYLTIANITDDYGDVANSLGSLYKSNPSTVQDANSLNIYVTRDYTVSSSAPAGILGISSGIPGIPVTGTPKSGMIVFIENHRTASGCGTTGQDLTCASDQIFLAKTIAHEGGHYLGLYHPVEKDVVKGRYSLDPLPETPECRDQNGNNLVGLGECLGDGFYNSGGLNLMFWAGNPTINQTQLTGEQGWVLRSHPLVY; this is translated from the coding sequence ATGTTGGGAAGATCTTTAGTTCTAATTTGTATCTTATGTTCTTTCGTTTGGGGTTGTCCGATCCAGCAAGGAAAAGACGACGACACTTCTAAAAATCTGCAGTTGTTGTTCGGGCTTTATGCGATCAACGAAACTCTTTACTATTGCGATGCGGCCGAGAATGTTCGGACCAGTGGAAGCGCTCCGAACTTCAGCGTTTCCAATTCCACATTGAGTCAGGTGCTCTTAACCGAAAGCGGCGCTTACGCAGACGGTGGAACCGCTTATCTTGTCGGAACAGTTCAGTTTCCGGGTCTTGGTAAAAATAATCCGATGGGAATCGTGTATACGGAACAAAATCACGCGTTCGCTTCCAATCCGAATCGTTTTATTTATCCTATTTGGCAAAATTCTTTTGGAAATCTGATTCAAGACAACGGAAAAAGCGAGTCTGCGGGATATCGATCCACTACCACCGCGTTCCCTGTGGGCGCGACTCCGGGATATTATGCTCCGAGTTCCGGTTATAATAATTTCATCAGCAACCTGTTCGGCGCCGATTTTATTTTTCCGAGCGTCCCAAGCCCTTCCGTAATTACGAAACGGGTAACGAACAATACCGTTCAAACCTGCGAAGAATATAAGTTCCGCGCGGAGCCGAATGGTGTATTCGGAAATTCTAATTCAGGTATGAGCAAGGTTTGGCAATCCAGAAAAAAATTGAACATCAACCTGATCTTCATACCCGGCGCCGTGACAACCCCGACCACTGCGGGAATGGCGACTATGATTCAAACACTGAAAGATATATACGCTCAGAGTACGGTTAAAATCGATGTGACGGTAACGGCGAGTATTGCGGCGGCCGGAGCTTCTTACTTAACGATTGCGAACATCACGGACGATTACGGTGACGTCGCGAATTCTTTGGGATCTTTGTATAAAAGTAATCCTTCAACCGTTCAAGACGCGAACTCTTTGAATATCTATGTAACGAGAGATTATACGGTATCAAGCAGTGCGCCCGCGGGAATTTTGGGAATTTCTTCGGGCATTCCAGGGATTCCGGTAACGGGAACGCCGAAATCGGGAATGATCGTATTCATCGAAAATCATAGAACCGCTTCGGGTTGTGGAACCACGGGACAGGATTTGACCTGCGCTTCCGATCAGATCTTTCTCGCAAAGACGATCGCACACGAAGGCGGACATTATTTAGGATTGTATCATCCGGTTGAAAAGGATGTAGTTAAAGGACGTTATTCTCTGGATCCGTTACCCGAAACTCCGGAATGCAGGGACCAAAACGGAAACAATCTCGTCGGTTTGGGAGAATGTTTAGGAGACGGTTTTTACAACAGCGGCGGACTCAATCTTATGTTTTGGGCGGGAAATCCCACGATCAATCAAACTCAACTAACCGGAGAACAAGGTTGGGTGCTTCGTTCGCACCCTCTTGTATATTAA
- a CDS encoding quinone-dependent dihydroorotate dehydrogenase: protein MLSSLKHTAYSAFLKPFFLSLDPETAHELAKNLLGVSQKVPGVLSIIEAMTSYRSDRLKTKVAGIEFENPLGMGAGFDKTGELYPFLSRMGFGHIEVGTITGQGQPGNPKPRVFRYPEDQALVNRMGFNNPGADLAERILSSQKKGKIRGINAGKTKIVPEEKAIEDYVYTLKTLSPYADYTVINISSPNTPGLRNFQKQENFVSLIQGIRNGLGENFKIPMFVKFAPDMESKDLEALLETSLSLKVDGVILTNTTIDKSSLQRYPNVEKEGGLSGAPLKDRSTEFVRVAYRILKGRIPIIGVGGIDSGKSALEKILAGADLIQIYTGYIYQGPFLPLRILEFLDRFLKKQDLKSVSELVGKEKDLGLNPK, encoded by the coding sequence ATGCTTTCTTCTCTGAAACATACCGCATATTCCGCTTTTCTAAAACCATTTTTTCTTTCTCTCGATCCCGAGACGGCGCACGAGCTTGCAAAGAATTTGCTCGGGGTCAGTCAAAAAGTTCCCGGAGTTTTATCGATCATCGAAGCGATGACTTCTTATCGAAGCGATCGTTTGAAAACGAAAGTCGCGGGAATCGAATTCGAAAATCCTTTGGGGATGGGCGCGGGTTTTGATAAGACGGGAGAATTGTATCCTTTTCTTTCCCGCATGGGTTTTGGTCATATCGAAGTCGGAACGATCACCGGACAAGGTCAACCGGGAAATCCAAAACCGAGAGTGTTTCGTTATCCCGAAGATCAAGCCTTGGTCAATCGAATGGGTTTTAACAATCCGGGTGCCGACTTGGCTGAAAGAATTCTTTCTTCCCAAAAAAAAGGAAAGATTCGAGGGATCAACGCGGGAAAAACAAAAATCGTTCCCGAAGAAAAGGCGATCGAGGATTACGTTTATACGTTGAAGACACTTTCGCCTTACGCCGATTATACGGTCATCAATATCAGTTCGCCGAACACACCCGGTTTGAGAAATTTTCAGAAACAGGAAAACTTCGTATCTCTGATCCAAGGGATTCGAAACGGTTTAGGTGAGAATTTTAAAATTCCTATGTTCGTTAAGTTTGCTCCGGACATGGAAAGCAAGGATCTCGAAGCGTTACTCGAAACATCTTTGAGTTTGAAGGTGGATGGAGTAATCTTAACCAATACTACGATCGATAAATCTTCCTTACAGCGATATCCGAATGTGGAAAAGGAAGGCGGGCTTTCCGGCGCACCTCTCAAAGATCGTTCCACGGAATTCGTTCGGGTTGCGTATCGAATTTTAAAGGGAAGAATTCCGATCATCGGAGTCGGCGGAATCGATTCCGGAAAATCCGCTCTGGAAAAAATTCTCGCGGGCGCTGACTTAATTCAAATTTACACCGGTTATATTTATCAGGGTCCTTTTTTACCTTTGAGAATTCTGGAATTTTTGGATCGGTTCCTAAAAAAACAAGATCTAAAATCGGTATCCGAATTGGTTGGAAAAGAAAAAGATTTAGGATTGAATCCTAAATAG
- a CDS encoding ABC transporter permease: MKQIFQLVSIQLKEFYREPGILFWAFVFPIAMAGVLGIAFKNRGSEEVKIAILENSYQIEELQKILDSSSIEKNNSSETKKSNYENATTNPSTNPGSLPSLRFLILSKEDAIRDLKRGKLNVIVERTQDGKIHFSFDSDNPNGQRDYLLILAKIRSGKADFESQVDRLDSKGTRYIDYLVPGMLAMGVMNSCLWGVGWNLIEMRMKKLLRRMSATPMNKLYFLLSFFFTRLIVTAVESAILLSFTLLTFENSFEGSITAALLVYLAGNFAFACIGMFIGSRAAGSQVGNGLVNAVTFPMMVLSGIFFSYQNFPEVVLPFIRNLPLTLMADSLRAVFIEGAGLVFVIPTVISLLVYGIVFLFIGSRIFRWS, encoded by the coding sequence ATGAAACAGATATTTCAATTGGTGAGCATTCAACTCAAAGAATTTTATAGAGAGCCGGGAATTTTATTTTGGGCTTTTGTGTTTCCGATCGCGATGGCGGGAGTTCTCGGAATCGCGTTTAAGAATCGAGGCTCGGAAGAAGTAAAGATTGCTATATTAGAAAATTCTTATCAAATCGAGGAACTTCAAAAGATTTTGGATTCTTCTTCGATCGAAAAAAACAATTCAAGCGAAACGAAAAAATCGAATTATGAAAACGCGACGACAAATCCGTCAACAAATCCGGGCTCTCTTCCATCGCTTAGGTTTTTGATTCTTTCCAAAGAGGACGCGATTCGAGATCTCAAACGCGGAAAACTCAACGTCATCGTGGAAAGAACGCAGGATGGAAAGATTCATTTTTCATTCGATTCGGACAATCCGAACGGTCAGAGGGATTATCTTTTGATTCTCGCGAAAATTCGCTCCGGCAAAGCCGATTTCGAATCGCAGGTGGATCGACTCGATTCCAAGGGAACGAGATATATCGACTACTTGGTTCCGGGAATGCTCGCGATGGGAGTGATGAACTCCTGTCTTTGGGGCGTGGGTTGGAACCTGATCGAAATGAGAATGAAAAAACTTTTACGGAGAATGTCCGCAACTCCGATGAACAAGTTGTATTTTCTTCTTTCGTTCTTCTTTACTCGTTTGATTGTAACTGCTGTCGAGTCGGCGATCTTGTTGAGTTTTACTCTTCTTACGTTTGAAAATTCTTTCGAAGGTTCGATCACGGCCGCGCTCCTCGTTTATCTTGCGGGAAACTTTGCGTTCGCTTGTATCGGAATGTTTATCGGTTCTCGTGCCGCCGGCTCTCAAGTAGGGAACGGTCTCGTAAACGCGGTCACGTTTCCGATGATGGTACTTTCCGGAATCTTCTTCTCGTATCAAAATTTTCCGGAAGTTGTACTTCCGTTTATTAGAAATCTTCCTTTGACGTTGATGGCCGATTCTTTACGCGCCGTTTTTATAGAAGGGGCCGGTTTGGTTTTCGTAATTCCGACCGTGATTTCGTTACTCGTATACGGGATCGTATTTCTTTTTATAGGAAGTAGAATTTTTCGCTGGTCTTGA
- a CDS encoding ABC transporter ATP-binding protein, producing MNQNNHSLKPEDSVIDVRNVLKRFKNTVAVNDLSLQIQKGEFVALLGPNGAGKTTLIEMLEGIQTPNEGSISILGTTWKQNETYLRSKIGLALQETRFMDRITVQETLDLFGTFYKSKKERLNEILELINLEEKQKTYVGNLSGGQRQRLALGVSILNYPEILFLDEPTTGLDPGARRDVWKILDRLRQNKTTMILTTHYMEEAETLCERIIIMDKGRILDQGTLSELLERTDGGEIIRFSMEDGSNPESWIPSSGMYKFFWDSAKSEARIYVSAIADYLPELMRTISSSGKKLNALECHKKTLDDLFLSMTGRGLEE from the coding sequence TTGAACCAAAACAACCATTCGTTAAAACCCGAAGATTCCGTGATCGACGTCAGAAACGTACTCAAACGTTTTAAGAATACGGTCGCCGTAAACGATCTCAGTCTTCAGATACAAAAGGGAGAATTTGTCGCCTTACTCGGGCCGAACGGAGCCGGTAAAACCACTCTGATCGAAATGTTGGAAGGAATTCAAACGCCGAACGAGGGTTCCATTTCGATTTTAGGAACGACCTGGAAACAAAACGAAACGTATTTGCGTTCCAAGATCGGATTGGCTCTGCAGGAAACGCGATTCATGGATCGAATTACGGTTCAGGAAACTTTGGATCTTTTCGGAACGTTTTATAAAAGTAAAAAGGAAAGATTGAACGAAATTCTCGAGCTGATCAATCTTGAAGAAAAACAAAAAACATACGTGGGAAATCTTTCCGGCGGTCAAAGACAAAGGCTCGCGCTCGGCGTTTCTATATTAAATTATCCTGAAATACTTTTTTTGGACGAACCGACCACGGGTTTGGATCCGGGCGCAAGAAGGGACGTTTGGAAAATTTTAGATCGTCTCAGACAAAATAAAACTACTATGATTCTCACCACGCATTATATGGAAGAGGCCGAAACTCTTTGTGAAAGAATCATCATCATGGATAAGGGAAGAATTTTAGATCAAGGAACTCTTTCCGAACTTCTCGAAAGAACGGACGGAGGAGAAATCATTCGTTTTTCCATGGAAGACGGTTCCAATCCCGAAAGTTGGATTCCTTCATCGGGAATGTATAAATTCTTTTGGGATTCCGCAAAGTCCGAAGCGAGAATCTACGTTTCAGCGATCGCGGATTATTTACCCGAGTTGATGAGAACGATTTCTTCTTCGGGAAAAAAATTAAACGCGTTGGAATGTCATAAAAAGACGTTAGACGATCTCTTTCTCAGTATGACCGGTAGAGGGTTGGAAGAATGA
- a CDS encoding SDR family oxidoreductase — protein MKLSGNTILITGATSGIGLELAKRFAGLGNTVIALGRNKESLSRLSSVPGIETVRCDLTKPADFDKLISLVRKKYSSLNILINNAGIQFNPDFSKDPDQTEAIEKEIQTNLTIPIRLISILIPVLKSNSNSAVVNVTSGLALVPKRSAPLYCGTKAGLHMFTEALRYQLEGTNVKVIEMLPPQVDTPMTAGRGKNKLTTAALADEFIAALEKDREYIGIGFVKYLGVALRLFPSLIYKIVKDK, from the coding sequence ATGAAACTTTCCGGAAATACGATTTTAATTACGGGCGCAACTTCTGGAATCGGTTTGGAACTTGCAAAAAGATTCGCGGGTCTGGGAAACACGGTCATCGCATTGGGAAGAAATAAAGAATCCCTTTCGCGTTTGTCTTCCGTTCCCGGAATCGAAACCGTTCGTTGCGATCTTACAAAACCCGCCGACTTTGATAAGTTGATTTCTCTCGTACGAAAAAAATATTCTTCGCTTAACATTTTGATCAACAACGCGGGAATTCAATTCAATCCGGATTTCTCAAAGGACCCGGATCAAACCGAGGCGATCGAAAAGGAAATCCAAACAAACTTAACGATTCCGATTCGTCTGATTTCCATTTTGATTCCGGTTTTAAAATCGAATTCGAATTCCGCCGTCGTCAACGTGACATCGGGTTTGGCATTGGTTCCGAAACGATCGGCTCCACTTTATTGTGGAACAAAGGCGGGGCTTCACATGTTTACGGAAGCGCTTCGTTATCAACTCGAAGGAACGAACGTAAAGGTGATCGAAATGCTTCCTCCTCAAGTGGATACTCCGATGACCGCAGGACGAGGAAAGAATAAGTTGACTACTGCCGCTTTGGCGGACGAATTCATAGCCGCGCTTGAAAAAGATCGCGAATATATCGGAATCGGATTCGTAAAATATCTCGGAGTTGCGCTTCGACTTTTTCCGTCCTTAATTTACAAAATCGTAAAAGATAAATAA
- a CDS encoding fructosamine kinase family protein, protein MVIKAGLEEAICDGLERLGILNSGSRPKVRFHSSSLNEIYLATVPHHTFAVKVIANKEMAETEKESLEQLFRIGVRVPECYGIVQAGVSWLLVMDYIESGATTSGAREDLIRSLKLLYRKDSNSWGWKRNNFIGTLPQKNRWHSSFSEFFWETRLTIQLDMALSRGLITAKDVDNVREVFQKFTEEWSLDQSRPRLIHGDLWSGNILTGKNGHSYLIDPSISFSHPEQDLAMLNLFGSSLNLEEMQQILSSSGIDDPEHLKDRIPFWQMYPVLVHINLFGPSYLSSLRQILRYYGKS, encoded by the coding sequence GTGGTCATCAAAGCGGGTTTAGAAGAGGCGATCTGCGACGGTTTGGAAAGACTTGGAATCCTCAATTCCGGGTCCAGACCCAAAGTACGTTTTCATTCTTCCAGTTTAAACGAAATCTATCTCGCAACCGTTCCTCATCATACTTTTGCCGTTAAGGTCATCGCAAACAAGGAGATGGCCGAAACCGAAAAAGAATCCTTAGAGCAACTCTTTCGAATCGGCGTTCGTGTTCCCGAATGTTACGGGATCGTTCAGGCAGGAGTTTCTTGGCTTTTAGTAATGGATTATATCGAATCCGGTGCCACTACCTCCGGGGCGCGCGAAGATTTAATCCGAAGTCTGAAACTTCTCTATCGAAAGGATTCGAATTCCTGGGGCTGGAAAAGAAATAATTTCATTGGAACTCTTCCACAAAAGAACCGTTGGCATTCCAGTTTTAGCGAATTCTTTTGGGAAACTCGTTTAACAATTCAATTAGACATGGCCCTTTCAAGAGGATTGATTACCGCTAAGGACGTGGACAACGTACGGGAAGTTTTTCAAAAGTTTACGGAAGAATGGTCCCTCGATCAAAGCAGACCGAGATTGATCCACGGAGATCTTTGGTCCGGAAATATTCTCACCGGAAAAAACGGACATTCCTATCTCATTGATCCTTCGATTTCATTCTCGCATCCCGAACAGGATCTCGCGATGTTGAATCTATTCGGAAGTTCTTTAAATTTGGAAGAGATGCAACAAATTCTTTCTTCCAGCGGCATCGACGATCCCGAACATCTTAAGGATCGAATTCCTTTTTGGCAGATGTATCCCGTTTTGGTTCACATCAATCTATTCGGTCCTTCTTATCTTTCTTCGCTCAGACAAATCCTACGTTATTACGGTAAAAGTTAA
- a CDS encoding glycosyl hydrolase family 18 protein, giving the protein MNILRIITILSLFVGHTLWATEQTLHWNYALFASLEKGSYSDWADVCSKSHTISYTGNIILSDGNFKSSSLPKQFSDISKNYKTRLIPLITAARKSGSGFLKSDQTMENAIRELSNYLIRNPEISGLHLDIEFLSPSEIPNFRKFLRSLKVKIPKDRVLTIAIFPQLDFPNRNSVVHTDLLNEETIDEFVLMSYDFHSPQTSPGPVTSFSLTKKNLEFLSERIPGSKLWLGLPLYGYFWNQKGKTRILTQKDLRKFGENFKIVADQDGFSVLKNETGIGFISDRETLEKYNKFVQTYRLKGTAYWRIGF; this is encoded by the coding sequence GTGAACATCTTAAGAATTATTACCATACTATCGTTGTTTGTCGGACACACACTTTGGGCAACGGAACAAACGTTACATTGGAATTACGCGCTCTTCGCTTCTCTTGAAAAAGGATCTTACTCTGATTGGGCGGATGTTTGTTCAAAATCCCACACGATCAGCTATACCGGGAATATCATATTATCAGATGGCAATTTCAAATCTTCTTCCTTGCCCAAACAATTCTCGGATATAAGCAAGAATTATAAAACTCGATTGATTCCGTTGATCACCGCGGCGCGTAAAAGCGGTTCTGGCTTTCTCAAATCGGATCAAACGATGGAAAACGCGATTCGAGAACTTTCAAATTATTTAATACGAAATCCCGAGATTTCAGGTTTGCATTTGGATATCGAATTTCTTTCTCCATCCGAAATTCCGAATTTTAGAAAATTCTTAAGATCGTTAAAAGTGAAAATACCAAAAGACAGGGTTCTTACGATTGCGATCTTTCCCCAATTGGACTTTCCAAATCGAAATTCGGTCGTTCATACGGATCTTTTGAATGAAGAAACAATCGACGAGTTCGTACTGATGAGCTACGATTTCCATTCTCCCCAAACATCTCCGGGTCCGGTGACTTCCTTTTCTTTGACAAAAAAGAATTTAGAATTCTTATCCGAACGAATCCCGGGTTCCAAACTCTGGCTCGGGCTTCCCTTATACGGTTACTTTTGGAATCAAAAGGGTAAGACCCGAATTCTCACTCAAAAAGATCTACGAAAGTTCGGCGAAAATTTCAAAATCGTCGCGGATCAGGACGGTTTCAGCGTTCTCAAAAATGAAACGGGAATCGGGTTTATTTCGGATCGAGAAACATTAGAAAAATATAATAAATTCGTTCAAACATATCGTCTGAAAGGAACCGCCTATTGGAGAATCGGGTTTTAA
- a CDS encoding 4Fe-4S dicluster domain-containing protein: protein MKIIFEILNILRPAKTMNYKKVSPLNPNARGIPVPVLSPTESCLSCKSCEQVCPTHSLKVISKDKISFDYGACLQCGRCSEFCSDGKIIDSGFVHVYSIDREALKVTYTNGMPDERQEVETEEVKQFRKATRKTGFQFREVAASGNNTTEAEINASFNALFDSEASKIRVVASPKHADALVYSGPVGPNMEGPLDTAWETMPSPKALVAAGSEAVAGGLFKLGKLPKDPDLFIGGDPPRPDVIVSAFRYLMGTREFSFRAELAKYVQGLRDKK from the coding sequence ATGAAAATTATATTCGAGATATTGAATATTCTTCGTCCCGCAAAGACGATGAACTACAAAAAAGTTTCTCCTTTGAATCCGAATGCAAGGGGAATTCCGGTTCCGGTTTTATCGCCGACCGAGTCCTGTCTTTCTTGTAAATCCTGCGAGCAGGTTTGTCCTACACATTCCCTCAAAGTGATTTCCAAGGATAAGATCAGCTTCGATTACGGCGCTTGTTTACAGTGCGGAAGATGTTCCGAATTCTGTTCCGATGGAAAGATCATCGATTCCGGATTTGTTCACGTGTATTCCATCGATCGTGAAGCGCTTAAGGTGACTTATACGAACGGAATGCCGGACGAAAGACAGGAAGTCGAAACCGAAGAAGTCAAACAATTCAGAAAGGCCACGAGAAAAACCGGATTTCAATTCAGAGAAGTCGCGGCGAGCGGCAACAACACAACCGAAGCGGAAATCAACGCGAGCTTCAACGCTCTATTCGACAGCGAAGCGAGTAAGATTCGTGTTGTCGCTTCTCCGAAACACGCGGATGCTCTTGTGTATTCGGGACCGGTCGGGCCGAACATGGAAGGACCACTGGATACCGCTTGGGAAACCATGCCTTCACCGAAAGCGCTCGTCGCCGCAGGTTCTGAAGCCGTTGCCGGTGGACTTTTTAAACTCGGGAAACTTCCGAAGGATCCGGATCTTTTTATCGGAGGAGATCCTCCTCGTCCGGACGTGATCGTATCCGCGTTTCGTTATCTGATGGGAACCAGAGAATTCTCCTTTAGAGCGGAACTCGCAAAATACGTTCAAGGCCTAAGAGACAAAAAATAA
- a CDS encoding metal (Ni/Fe) hydrogenase large subunit: protein MRSVTGLYPRKGKKGYNRFWLSSEGVSHETVEYSEKEAFEDTANPIWILRHSLGTDQGEEDYSSYDFERYLNADRKTDLEKFVTKKGIKDLVYKGLKVPIPASHYSHAVGPIHAGVIEPGHFRFIVKGEEIRNLDIRLGFQKRGLIDLIKGKGPKDSLPYAEAVSGDSTISYAIAFSRIFEEAQKIVIPQELDFARLVLLELERIATHIGDMGAIAGDIGYYPLQGVCSLQRGIPLGVMEALTGNRFGRGALSPGKVILRKGLNRDKLNELAGRIRSVTDDVVGHFERAAGASTNRERLQSCGVIRQKQVRHLGFIGMVEKCTGLSRDLRNLEKSYAFSSPISLELNRDHMRGDAWARFYLRYEELKNSSKWLVEAIPKLEAALDPKLGKSVSKSAIKKGTYYSAVEGWRGPVLVSLDLDSDGAIEEAYIREASVPNWHALELAVRGEYIGDFPLNNKSFNLSYVGVDL, encoded by the coding sequence ATGCGTAGCGTAACGGGTTTATACCCGAGAAAGGGTAAAAAGGGTTACAACCGTTTCTGGCTTTCGAGCGAAGGAGTGAGCCACGAGACCGTGGAATATTCCGAAAAGGAAGCCTTTGAAGATACGGCCAATCCGATTTGGATTCTGAGACATTCTTTGGGAACCGATCAAGGTGAAGAGGATTATTCTTCCTATGATTTCGAAAGATATCTCAACGCCGATCGTAAGACGGATCTTGAAAAGTTCGTAACAAAAAAAGGCATTAAGGATTTAGTATATAAGGGATTGAAGGTGCCGATTCCCGCGAGTCATTATTCTCACGCGGTCGGACCCATCCACGCGGGTGTGATCGAGCCTGGACATTTTCGTTTTATCGTAAAAGGCGAAGAGATCCGAAATCTCGACATTCGACTCGGGTTTCAAAAACGCGGACTGATCGATCTGATCAAAGGAAAAGGACCGAAAGATTCTTTGCCTTACGCGGAAGCCGTTTCGGGCGACAGCACGATCTCTTATGCGATCGCGTTCTCGAGAATTTTCGAAGAGGCACAAAAGATCGTTATTCCTCAAGAATTGGATTTCGCAAGATTGGTTCTTTTGGAATTGGAAAGAATCGCGACTCATATTGGGGATATGGGGGCCATTGCGGGCGATATCGGTTATTATCCGTTGCAAGGAGTTTGTTCTTTGCAAAGAGGAATTCCTCTCGGTGTGATGGAGGCATTGACCGGAAATCGTTTCGGAAGAGGCGCGTTGTCTCCTGGCAAAGTGATTCTTCGAAAAGGACTCAACCGAGATAAGTTGAACGAACTCGCGGGAAGAATCCGTTCCGTAACCGATGACGTTGTCGGACATTTCGAACGTGCGGCCGGAGCTTCCACAAACCGGGAAAGACTTCAATCCTGCGGAGTAATTCGACAAAAACAAGTCAGACATCTCGGATTTATCGGGATGGTAGAGAAATGCACGGGGCTCAGCAGAGATCTTCGTAATTTAGAAAAATCTTATGCGTTTAGTTCTCCGATTTCTCTCGAATTGAACAGAGATCACATGAGAGGGGACGCTTGGGCCAGATTCTACCTTCGTTACGAAGAATTGAAGAACAGTAGCAAGTGGCTCGTCGAAGCGATTCCGAAATTGGAAGCGGCTTTGGATCCGAAACTCGGCAAGTCCGTTTCCAAATCGGCAATCAAAAAGGGAACGTATTATTCCGCGGTCGAAGGTTGGAGAGGACCGGTTCTCGTATCCTTGGATTTGGATTCGGACGGAGCGATCGAGGAAGCTTACATCAGAGAAGCTTCCGTTCCGAACTGGCACGCGCTCGAATTGGCGGTAAGGGGAGAATACATCGGAGACTTTCCGTTGAACAACAAATCCTTCAACTTGAGTTATGTGGGAGTCGACCTATGA
- a CDS encoding proton-conducting transporter membrane subunit, producing MNLLVLNGIGIAVLFLILLAYILAPTKGQRQITMWSFLMVLCTGLTFAAWNLEGFALQWVLIEATTFTGALLVSSSRTSKSFPIAWKFLLINSFGLGIAFLGIIIVTATLHGIDHPVEVLAGKLSEHPENLWIEIGLWLAIFGYSAKLGLFPNHVWVVDTYGESPSQISALIASFVPVAVSYALRPFIHMDHQLYPTTFSAADGLLILGIITMLQSIVALYQRNDLRMMTAKVALFHSGAIGIFLWMDLSDSIFNFVMAGNIVLKSVLFLTMGIVRMDAGKRELSKIFLSDSINKKALALYTASLFVAFVLPGSPIFVNDLLLLKMGWSQGQWFVITVPFLGLIFFGVLLYKTVPLFNLEDRPFAKEFAGTLQIRMTNSLLLFIMVLGLGVWGFYHLLQGEF from the coding sequence ATGAATCTTCTTGTTTTAAACGGAATCGGAATCGCGGTTCTATTCTTAATTCTTCTCGCATATATTTTGGCGCCTACGAAAGGCCAAAGACAGATCACTATGTGGTCCTTTTTGATGGTCCTTTGCACGGGTCTTACCTTTGCGGCTTGGAACCTGGAAGGTTTCGCGCTTCAATGGGTTTTGATCGAAGCCACGACGTTTACCGGAGCCTTACTCGTATCTTCGAGTAGAACTTCCAAATCGTTTCCGATCGCTTGGAAATTTCTTTTGATCAATTCCTTCGGACTCGGGATCGCGTTTTTGGGAATCATCATCGTAACCGCAACGTTACACGGAATCGATCACCCCGTCGAAGTTCTTGCCGGTAAGCTATCCGAACATCCGGAGAACCTCTGGATCGAAATCGGACTCTGGTTGGCTATCTTCGGTTATTCCGCAAAGCTCGGTTTATTTCCGAATCACGTTTGGGTCGTCGATACGTACGGCGAAAGTCCGAGTCAGATCTCCGCGTTGATCGCATCCTTCGTTCCGGTTGCGGTAAGTTACGCGCTTCGTCCTTTCATTCACATGGATCATCAATTGTATCCGACCACGTTCAGCGCGGCGGACGGATTGTTGATCTTGGGAATCATAACGATGTTACAGAGTATCGTCGCGCTCTATCAACGAAACGATTTGAGAATGATGACTGCAAAGGTCGCCCTATTTCACAGCGGTGCGATCGGAATTTTTCTTTGGATGGATTTGTCCGATTCGATCTTCAACTTCGTGATGGCAGGAAACATCGTATTGAAGTCCGTTCTTTTCTTAACGATGGGTATCGTGAGAATGGACGCGGGTAAGAGAGAATTGAGTAAGATCTTTCTTTCGGACTCGATCAACAAAAAGGCACTCGCACTTTATACGGCATCTTTGTTCGTCGCGTTTGTCCTTCCCGGCTCTCCGATTTTTGTAAACGACCTTCTGCTTTTAAAGATGGGTTGGAGCCAAGGTCAGTGGTTCGTGATCACGGTTCCGTTTTTGGGATTGATCTTCTTCGGAGTGCTTCTCTACAAAACGGTTCCTCTTTTCAATCTGGAAGATCGACCTTTTGCGAAAGAATTTGCCGGAACGTTGCAGATCCGTATGACCAACTCGCTTCTGCTATTTATCATGGTGTTGGGTCTCGGAGTCTGGGGTTTTTATCACCTTCTGCAAGGAGAGTTTTAA